Part of the uncultured Cohaesibacter sp. genome is shown below.
CGGTCGCAGCTTTGCTAAGAAGGTTGTGCTGGGCACCAAGATCCGCTGGCGCGAGAGCTGCTGATCTGTCCAGACGGTCCACGCAGGCAGGCAGCCTAGACGCCAACAAAAAAGGGCAGAAGCCGGTTGCCCGCTCCTGCCCTTATATCATGGGTCAATCCGTCCGGCCGTTTCAGCCCTTCTGGGGAACCGCCGTGATCTCGGTGACACCACCATGTTCGCCGGACCATTTGAGTGGCTCGTCAAGGAACCGCTCCACTCCTTCAAGGGTCTTGGTGTCGAAGTAATTCTCAGCCTTGGCGACGGCCAGCACATCGCGCCAAGTGGCCAGATAATGCAGGTTGAGATTGATCTTCTTCATGTTTTCCAGAGCTTCGGGGAAAATATCGTAATAGAAGAGAACAATCGTATCATTCACCTCGGCCTCGGCCTTGCGCATGGCTTCAACGAAATTGATCTTGCTGCCACCATCCGTGGTCAGATCTTCCACCAGCAGCGCCCGCTTGCCTGCGATGGGAGCCCCTTCGATCTGGGCGTCGCGGCCGTAACCCTTCGGCTTCTTGCGCACATAGTTCATCGGCAGGGCCAGTTTGTCGGCGATCCAGGCTGCAAAGGGAATGCCGGCAGTTTCACCACCAACAACCACGTCAACCTTCTCGAAGCCGATGTCACGCATGACGGTTGCTGCACAGAATTCCATCAGCGCATTGCGAACGCGCGGATAGGAAATCAATTTG
Proteins encoded:
- a CDS encoding orotate phosphoribosyltransferase, which gives rise to MITSSFPDRALMAELTAKMLLEVKAVHFRTDEPFKLASGIASPTYIDCRKLISYPRVRNALMEFCAATVMRDIGFEKVDVVVGGETAGIPFAAWIADKLALPMNYVRKKPKGYGRDAQIEGAPIAGKRALLVEDLTTDGGSKINFVEAMRKAEAEVNDTIVLFYYDIFPEALENMKKINLNLHYLATWRDVLAVAKAENYFDTKTLEGVERFLDEPLKWSGEHGGVTEITAVPQKG